Below is a genomic region from Cyprinus carpio isolate SPL01 chromosome B6, ASM1834038v1, whole genome shotgun sequence.
TTGCCAGAATAAATAAAAggaacattaaatataattttataattataattttattatgtgaaaagaaaattcaAGAGACATGAAAGTAGCACACTAGCTACTAGATAATCAGTTTTTGATCCTTAAAATCAAGATCTAAGTCTCTAgacttttttatgaatataaagcaTTCCTAAACATacttagtttttgtttatatgttctATATGCCAGTGAACTGTTGATGAACTAAACTGTAGCtggattttaaaaataactatacttttattcagcagggatgcattaaattgattgaatgtgacagtaaggacatttataatgataaaatagactatttaaaaataaaataaaaaactttctattcatcaaagaaccctggaAAAATGGATCTAAAGACAAGAGGCATGAAACTAGCATAGTTACTGCAAAATCagtgttttattcttaaaaatcCCCATCTTTGCATTTTATCCGCTCTTATTAACCATAGGTCCATATGTTTTCGCAGGAGAAGAGCTGACCAAACTGGAGGATGAGGACGAGCAGGGCTGGTGCAAAGGCCGGTTGGACAGCGGTCAGCTAGGCTTGTACCCAGCTAACTACGTCGAGCCCGTTTAGTGCGGTGAAGAAGGCCTTTAAAGACTTCACCCGCACTGCTCGAATGCCAGATTTCAGAGAAACTACAGTTTCCTTGCCTGATTGACTTGCCGAGAAGCTTTACCGAGCATTTTCTCAATACCGTAACGAATAAAACCTACAGTATCCAAAACACATATCGTGCCCCAGCGAGAGCAGGGAATGATTCTGTGTGTCTATGTAGCCATGTTCAGTATGAATTATTGTGCTGCTGACATGTGTTCGTGTATGGTCTCCTGTAACAATATTAATGTGATGACGTCCATGAAGCCTAGCATAGCGAGAATCAGCTATGCGATGTGTATactagacttttattttgaagtggaGGTTCTGTGTTAAACCTTTCTCGTGTATCATTATCAATCTATTTCGCTTACataatttgacatatttatggatattcaatgagaaaaatgTAGAGCGGGACTTGCTTTTATGCTAATTGGATTTGAAAAGAGGGCGTTACATACTAGAATGGATCCATGTGGTTGAGGGGAGGGGCTTGAAAATGAAAGGGCTTGATGACATCATTCAACAAGGAGAGTTGTTGTAGAGGcggagcatttttatttttttaacgtaTTTTTCCcgatgcacaataagaccagaaacgTGTGTAAATAtggtcagttttgttttaatacatcattattttttccccaagtgTAAATAATGCctcaaaacacattaaattcacttcttcttgttttttcttttttcttctgttttttaaaacCTATTTTAAGAAAACGTAAATGCCTGTGAACAAATTGTAAGCTTTCACTTTAAAGAGAGCAGAACTTTGGAGAAGTGTctagaaactttttttaatatcctTATCCTAAAGGACTGCTGGTGGACGTTTTTGGATTTAATGATACAAGTTCAGACTTTTTGAGTCGGGATATTAGATTTCATGACCATTCGCCTGTAGTTCACAGTGGTATCTGGGCACATGCTATTGAAAAGTGTGTTCAAATGCTTTTTCTTCTGCCTTTTGCCTGTTTATGAGACTGGGAATGTCTTTTAACATTAAATCCATAACTGATTCAGTGGGCAAACTCCTTACTGCAGTGCAACTATGTTAATAATAATCTATGGTGATTTCAGTTGTCATGTTTTTAGCTTCGCTCAGACTCAGCTGTTATGGATTGTGGATGGAGGAGGtgatgtatatatactgtatgtttagaCTGGACTGATGTGCTTTACTCTTCATGTCAGTGTAGTAACTGTTCCATTCAAGTTCACAATAAAAAACCTCATGAATCTGAGACCAATGCAAATGAGTGAAATACAAAGTTTTGGGTCACCACTAGAGGTCAGGATTGCAGAAGTCCTTTACTAGTCTGATTATAGTGTCCAGTAATCTAGAGTAAATTGGTCATATTTCGCCTCAAAATTGATAGCTAGAAAAATAAGaagtaatatttttcttaaagaaaatgaatctttttagattactatttttcataaaaatattataattattcataaaaaattcaaaaaggtattattagaataaaaacattgaaatgatGAAATTGTATGTAAATTGTATACATAATATTATGCATAAATGTATGCATAATATTTAGTCTGAAAATtctcttaattttatttacatcttagcagaaaaaaatcttaaacgtAACAAACTCAAAATAAGTAATATTagaagaaaataatgaaattatatatgtaatattatataaaaaaaacctcaaacTCAAAcgtaacaaaaaagtaaaatgtctGGATGCATCATGGTATTAAGAATTTTGATGGAATATTAATTGTCATGGAAgtcaaaaaacattgcaaaataaacattatattatatcttaaattaaatattttgtgagaTTCTCTCATACTCTTTTCCAACATAtgtaccatggtacagtaatAGATTCTATGGTAATACCATGCGAAATTCTACTATAGTTCCATGTCCAAAAAATGAGGTGTTATTATTCTATAGAGTTAAATTGATTGTATGATTGCAAAATGAATGATCCACAACACAACAGGATggaaaaagaatatttaataaagaaatgcatGAGGAACAACAACTGAATGTACATGAAAAATGACCTCTCAGCTTTGATATAACTGTAAAAGTACAGATAATATTTAGTAATGCCGGCATTAGTGAAAACAACTGTCATCCTACTATTGTAATAgagatttacaaaaatacaagAGCAACAATAGAAACCAAACCTCTCTCAGGCTCCAAATGACTTTCTCTCCTAAACTCGGACTTCCTGACTTTAAGCCTGTCAATTAACCGTTACAACACACGTGACAAATGCAGGGTATGAAAATCCACGGGCCGCTATAAGCCCTCGTTTGCATCAGTGTGAAACATGACGTGAGCAGTGAGATGTGTGCAAAGGTGGCTAATTACTGAAGAACCTGGAGAAAGTTCACATGAGCAGACTTGAAAGCTTGCAGTGCAATTAATCACAAACCAGAAAAAAAGGGGTTGTTTGTTGGGTGGCAGCCAGAGATTAACGCAAACTCCAGTCTTTCCACTGCAAATCATGGGCAGGGAAACCAAGGTTTGCTCAGAGATTCACACGCTGAGTGTTAGCTGACAGGCAGACCTTGCGAGTAACCTGTAACATACTTCAAAGAATATATACTAAATCTCTCTAAGAGTGCTTCTGTTAAACATCATCATTTATTTGACAGGCTTTTCTTAAAGTAACAGAAAGCAGTGCAAAGctgatattacattttaacagacaCACAAGTAGGCAAGTAGGCCTACGTATCGGACGTTTCCAAGCACAATTATATCTTGGCACTTTCTTGCATCTTTCTTGGTTTCACTGTCATGCAAAACCCAGAAGTAGTCTTTAAGGAGATGTGTAGGAGGGCTTGTCAGTTCTCAGTGGTTGATTCACGATCTCTCTTATACCGGATGGACGAACTGATAGACGAGTCTTTGCGAGACATCTGGCTTGCGGATGATGCCCTTTTTATAGTACTGCCGAATAGAGCGGCTGAGTTTGTCATAGTTCATAGCTGGACGGTTCTTCCTCAAACCCCAGAGACGCGCCACGTGAGCCGAATCTTCGATTTTGAAGATCCCTGTGAAGACACACATCCAAAACACGTTCCGTTATGGCATTAGGTAAGTTGCTTTACTAACACACCAAATAGCAGAGTGGTACTACAATGTTTTTGGACATGTGTACACTCATAAAAAAGATCCAGCAATGCCACCGAAGAACAATTtctggttcctcaaagaacctttaagTGAACAGTTCTAAAAAAGAACACTGTTTTTCTTAgtgttaagaacattttaataatcgaaagaacctttttccatcatcactcttaaaaataaaggttcaaaatGGGTTTCGCAGCAGTTCCATACAAGAACCATTACTGGTTCTTCAAAGAACCTTTCCGTAaacagttcttactagaaccattTGTCATagattgaataatattttaagaatctaAATaaccactataaagaaccttttgtgaaatggaaaggtttttcatggaaccattatttttaagaatgcagtATGGTATTCTTGGAAATATCTCAGCAAACTATTGCGTATATGATCATGGAAAGTGTGGCCTAATTTTAAGACCATGGGCATCCATTATTATATAGAGCTGTCACATTCTCACCTTTCTCTTTATTCAGCCAGCGGATGCAGCGTCCGTAACTGTGAGGTTTGAGCAGAAGTTCTCTGAGGAACTGCCAGAGATGGATCGGCTGACCAGAACAAGACGAGTCTGCTTCAGACCACAGCTCTTCACCTTCTGTaagacaacacacacatacacacacacgtacggcATTATAGTTACATTTCAAGTAATAAGACTGAATTTAGACAGAATAGATCATAGCCAGAGctattctttttatataaaaaaatacatttatatctaGACTACAAGCATGTGACAGAGCTCAAAAATCAATAAGAGTGTCTGGTCTAAAAATGCATGTTCTGTCAATCATTTCACATcccttcattgattataatggaagtGTTCTGATTTGTTTTGTGACACACAGGTTGTTTGCAGTACAGAAGGagtgaaagtgtaatttaaagaaaatataaatcaacATGTATCGTGGACCAGTgttagtattatatataatattatagtatttattaatattttgaactagctttatttttagattttcagttttagtaatgtaCATTAAATCATCATCTCtgttttttctatttagctttgtttttcatttctttttcagttctttttagtaattttaatactttcacttacataaaaatgtaaatataatgaaatacacTGAAGTACAATACGTTTTTaacaatacttacatttttctatttttattttaagtaacaaaaacaattagtaatagttttagtttcagttaacaataataacacttccATGGAAATAAAATGGTACAGTATATGAATATTGTAAGCAGCAGTACCATGACATCGCCAGAATACTTGTATAAGTTGTGTGATATAAATTTCAATGAAAATTCTTTAAGGAAAACATCTCACGATAACCTCTGTTGTTTATTGGCATTAATCGATCTGATCTGAACAGGTTAATTATTACATGACAATGACAATCCTTTGTTTTCACTAGTACCAGACTCTATCTGTGGTATATTTGTAAGGTAATGGCATGGTATTTTTCTGTATATTGGTATCATCTGTGTAGTTTACTGTGATGTTTCTGTGACGTACCTCTCATCCTGGTCTCTCCACCCGAACATCTTTCCTTCATCCAAGCAGCTGAATgcacaaaaagagagagaaatgcagcatgaataaatgcatgcaaaCATTCAGTTAAGGCTGCCTTATATAATACAATTTCTGAATTTATGGTTTCAGACAGGATGcaaaatttaaatgtgaatttgaataaaaggaagtagaattaaaatggaatggaattaaataaaagggaaaaatagCTGCTgaaagttgtttttaataattaataattaagaaatcatatttttcattatgtattACCTGtaatcataacattaaaaaaataagatcaaaaaaatgcattgcacatACAAGAGAATAAATAGGTGATATTATTAGTCAaagttaatcacaaaaaaaatatatatattttgacgcCTTTTTTCACATtctcataattttatttaaatttttagtttatgttttagtgattttgttatgtgtttttaaatatttatatttagctttaacatttcattttagttttagttttagtaaatttctaaaattttgaaaatttcattgaatgtttttaaatagttttagttttagttaacaataacaacactgtcactgtgctgtatttttttaatcgtATTTTAATAAGTCTCCTGCCGTTCGAAATCTGACTCAGCTTCCTGTTTGGCTAATTCAAATGAAAGGGAGTGAATTCTTATATTCTAaattttgcacagccctaaattCAAACAGTCCTTTGCATGTACCGTAGTAAGTATTTTTATCAGACTATTTGTATTTCACCTGATTTCCATATATCCAGATGTGCGTGTAAAGTTTCGCTGCACTGAGGCGAACGCTGTCGGAAGTCTTCCTCGCTCATGGAGCATAAATCTTTGCCATCCAGGTCCTGGAAGGCCTTCCCCACCTGCGGGAGCCTGTAGAGATGCTCCGTCCACAACAGCCACTTCTGAACGTTCCCACAATTCCACTCCATCGGGTCTgaaagatcagatcagatcagataaGCCATCAGTCTGGAGCGCTCAGCCATCTCTAACAAAACACACTGTTGGGATTCAGAGCTGTTTGGACAGATTCCAAATGTTTTGAAAAGTCTTAGTGAAGGAGAGCGCCATTCAGAAGAGCAAACAGTGGGGATGGGTGTTTACGTAAGGTGGTGTGACTAAATAAAGAGGCAAAATTTAGCATGTTACCACAAATTGCATGAACGTTCTCGTGAAATACGgacaaatcaataaatcaattgtAATATGACATGCTGCTGACAATTATGAGCTATTTAAGATGCACAGATATTCCAAAACAATATCTGCGAGACGTATTTGAATGTTTGCAGCTCATCATCGTTATACGGGAGGGGTTCGAATGTCCTTAAGGAAAGTTCTCAGCACATTAGTGAAACTTTGGAGGATTAGGCAGATCCTGGTCTATGTGCTTTCAGCTGCCTTCAGGGCCGCTGGAGTCAAAGGCCTGTTCTAACAGTATCATTATGACTGTTTGCACGGCTCAATCATAACTCAGATCTGTCTGTCACTCACATTGAACAGGAGTGATGAATGGCGAGTTGTTCATTTGAATAAGTGTCATGATAATATCAGCATGTTGTGTTTTACTGCGGAGGCTGGGAACGAGATGTGTCATGAGTGTGTTACTAAGTATTTTTCTATTAGGTGATATATTTGTGAACatattctgaatgtattttacagAACTATTTGAACTTAATATATTGATAACATGTCTCATTCTGCTATATGTGAATATGCATGATATATTCGCATATAGAATTATAATCTGAATGTAATGTAAACACAATATGGACTTATAGCAGTTTAATGTTGTCTAAATACATTATTTGTATGTATCTGGCATCAATAAATTGCTTTTATCATATCTTTGTTATATATTACTATAGCTGCTTATATATGGTTCTTTAGAtacaaaagtgtaaataaaaccCTAATCTTAGTCTAATATAAATCTAATCTTATTTTGCAGTTTCAGATTGTACAATCTTATTTTATCTTTTGCCTAAACATCTTTAAAGTTGAGGaatatttaacataaacattaaatattaaatacatagaATGAAAGCATCAAATATTTTGTACACATTGTAAAATTTTGCAACAAAAAGAccaatatataaacttaatttcttttaattaattaaaatttactgtaatattttattttaaaaatacaagaacTATATGTTATTACTTAAACTAtgttaatatttcttaaatatataaataatcatacatcttatctttattcattaaaataatatttgattaatgtaacttttttctttaaaatgtgtatctttttaaattaataatttaaaaggtaatatttaatcattttaatagttaatttaatttaatttataaatatatattatatatatttcatatatatatatatatatatatatatatatatatatatatataaataattatgctattatattatattttattattttaaaaatagttttaataatagttaattcatttaatttaattaatattaatatcttaatatatgtgaccctggaccacaaaaccttgaGTCTTAAGTCAAGCGGGTATATTTGTCGCAATAAATggatcattttttcttttatgccaaaaatcatattaagtaaggtcatgttccatgaagatattttgtaaatttccgaccataaatatatcaaaacataatatttgattagtaatcattgtcatttggacaactttaaaagtgattttcttaatatttagattttttgcaccctaaCTGGAATGATTAGAATCATTACCTGGTGTGATGTTGAGAAGTTTACAAGCGGTCTCAATGTCTTTCAGAACTTCTCCCACTACCAGGCTTTGCACCTGTTCTAAAGATCTCTCCTCCACCTGTTCCTCCAGAGTAGGAGACAGCGGGGATGCTCCCAGCCCGGGGCTGTCGATCACCGGACACTGCTCCGGCTCCTGACACGGCTCCAGTCTGGGCCCGATGCCCGTGGATGTGGACGAATCCGACACCCTCACCAGCCAGGCGGCGTCCTCGGTGAACAGCATGTCGAAGCAGGACAGATAGAGTCCCGGATGTCCTCGGTCCAAGCTGTCAAGACGGAGTTTGTGGTCGACCATCTCCAAGCTATCTTCTTGCTTAAGAAGGGCCAGTGAGCTCTCAGTGAAGCCTGTGGAGTGCGGCAGCTGAAGAACAGCGCCGTCTGACTGGATTCGGACAGGACTTGCCATTATCTCCTGCAGAAATTAAAGAGAAGAGTTGTTATTAAACCATACACCTCGATATTATACAATTTCATGACTATGTAGTGTGTGAAAGAGCAGCCATACACCAGAACATTCAGCAAACTGCTGGTTCTTGAAGGTTTTGGTGCTTCATAGCCAAGCAACTCATCCAACCCAAAGAAAACTCTGAGCCTAAGTGATGCTGTTTCTGTTTTTAAGGCTTCCAGGATGAATGGGAATGAATGTAGAAAGTAAGTGCAGCATGGGGGAAGCAAACTGGATTTGACTGAGTCACTTACTCATGGGTCACTTGTACTGAATGAGACTGACACTGGAGCAGAGCAACGGTTTGGAGGACTGCTTTCAAGGTGCCGTCCCTGGTCTCCTGTCTCCTGTGTCAGCAtgagtttttaatcaaattgcaAAAAGATGCTTCAGATGTAAGATGACAGCGGAGGCGGGGCTGGAGCTGATATCTATCTCCAGTGGCCAGGAGGTAAAGACACAAAAAAGGTGGGAAGATTGCTTGAAGGAAAGAGCAGCTCGGGTTACAAGTTCACTGGAAGATCATTATGTTTCGGAAGCACTAATAGCCACAGAGAAACGTCTTTTAAACTGCCGGTTGAAAACATGAGTTTCCTTAAACAGTCTGTCTTGAAACGGTCATCTACAAAAGCGAAATATGCCTTAAAGTGAAATGAGAAGAGATATTGCaggaaaaaacaagcaaaaagaaCAAAGACAACAAGCTGTTAGGGTCGCATCAACACATGTGGCTGTCAAAATAGTGATATGCATCAATATAGACCAGGGAtgatattgttaactaaaactaaaactgttaaaaatagttttcagcaaataaaataaagccgtaaaaatataaatagatgaaaatttatatattttagttttaattaatatgaaaataatattttaatatgtgaataaataattattcgtttatttaataaataaaatttatttttattcatatgaaATTGCTCAAACTAAAAAAGGTTATAAATGAActaattagaaatattaaaagcaaataatatctaataatattgttttcagtaattcaaaaacaacttaaataaaactgaaataaaacaaaatataaatagtaaatgaaaaactaatttaaattagaaatattctgataaataaactgaaataaatgtataaataagtaaacaaataaataaatgttaaaatttaaaatgagcaaaacttgaacttgaaattaaactaaaatgaaaatgaacgagctaaatcaaatgattcataaacTGTACTATATTTTTTGAGTGGCTCTTTCCCATGCAAAGGTTTCCACAAGCATGCAAATGTGCTGACACCGAACCTTTCCTAAAAATATAAGTTGTTCTTTGAATGAAGgctatgtaattttaaaatatgtcttagGGGCATCTAAGAAACTACTCTGAGGAATGCAAGAAAGCTGTCAAATATTCCCTCTGACAGAAACAAGGAACATCATAAATCATGGAGGTCTTGTCAGGGCCTCCACATTACATGAAGAACATCACAGGCAGCCAATGAGAGGCTGTCAGAACGAACAAAACCTGCTTTTGTCAAGCGAGAACATCTGTAATTTGGACACACTGAGTGTTTGAATGTCATAGTTGCGTttgtaaaaacagaaacagatgGTCCACaagtatttttcaaattttctcCAGTCTTAAAGggccagttcacccaaaaatgaaacttcagtCATCATTTCGAAATCAAAtgctcttcttttgtgttttgcgtaagtcacacaggtttggaacagcatgtaaatgagtaaatgatgacagaagtttcatgcAAGCAACCACATCTCTGATTTTAGGATCTTCCTGCATAGGCAATTTCCTCTTTGCATTGCTTTGGATTTCGTATGTTTTATTGCTAGCCATAAAAGTTTCATATATAGATCCTGTGAGGGTATTTGTGGGGCAGCCTCCTCTCTCCATAAGTAAATATGCGGGTGTAATAGTTTGATTAAAAGTTCAGGGCACAGATGGAGAGTAAGACGTGCTTGTCGGTAATCTGTTGTCATTAGAGCGTATGTCTACAGGACATTCACCATCTACCACATGTTCTCAGACAACCTCCGTTTGTTTGGACACACCACTGCCGTCATTCATAAAATGGTGAGATTGCTCCACACCCAGCGATAGCAGAGGAAAAGAGgtataaaagaaaacaatcatTCAGGTTTTAAAGGATGGATTATAAAGGCTTAGACCTTTTATTGTGTCTCTCAGTTGACTTTTACCTCATTTCTAAAGGCTTtcaaaagttacatttacatGGCCTTTTAAATTCACttctataatacatttataaaggtTTAAAATCACAAACATTAATCTTTGCATTATCactccccccaaccccccccccaccccattttGTCTAACTTATATTGTGGAGACTGCAATATTTCACAGTAGTTAATGCATTGACTAACAACTAACAATACATTTAGTACTTATCAAgctccttttttaaaaatactttattttaaggattttgaTAAACatagaacaaacaaacaacactgtCTCAGACTACACACACAAATGGAAacgaagaaaagaagaagaaaagaagaagaaaagaagaagaagaaatgaaatcaagtaaataatatcaataataacaataatgtttaaataaaatgagtattaagctttttaaaatgttatttaatgaaaatgcaactgttcattgttagtttgtgttaGCTCAAGTTCACTCagaataatattaacagatataacttttcaataatgcattagtaaatgttaaaactaatgttaactaagaataataaatactttataagtGTTTTTCATTATAGGTTCGTGTTAACTAATGCTAAGAAAATTAAACCTTGTTGTGACAGTTCTCATTGTTACAATTTGttctattaaatttttatttttattttttataaataaaaataataaagtaagtatatttattcatttattttttgttttatgaaaacttaattattatttttttccaggacGTACGACAAGCATAATTTGACGACGTTTCATTTGTCAAGACCTCAAGTAGTAAAACGTGTCAAAACTTCACTGCTGCTACTGCATGCATCACGTTGGATGCGGCGATGGAATGGCAGAGGGTCAGAGGTCAAACCATTTGTCTCTCGCTCTTTCACATCTCTGTATGCAAACACAAACGGAGGCCCCGGACCGTATCTTTGAAGCTGGCCTGGCGTAAACCATAAAGGAAATGAAGTTATCCTTCATGGAATCCCTGTTTTCATCTCCAAACTCCTGCTGCTTTCACACttccctccctctcctctccaAGGAAAAAGCTGGAGCGTGCTTTTGGGGCCGGCTTAGTTTCATGTCTGTAACCTAGTGTCCTCTCTTGCTCGCAACAGCTTGCGATAAGCCCATTAGACAGGCACATTTAGTCATATTGACTCTGGCCAGTGGAGAAAAAGCAGTGGTGAGGAGATGCAAACACGCTCCCCAGGCGCGGGATTAGGCCCGTGACTGATCCTTAAATGAGTTTGGTTAAAGACTCTAAAATTCATTTTGGAAGGGTTAAGCGCCGCTCCATTTGCCAGGTCAGCAGCATTCAGTGCTAAATAACCACTGTTTATCAGCGTTTCACACCAGAAGACACAACACTGGCCCTTCCCAGCAGTCACATTACTATACACCTGCTGTATTCATGCATGGTGCACTTCTCTAAAGAGCATACAGGAaaggaaataaatgataataatgaaaGTTACAGGAaaggaaataaatgataataatgaaagttaataaaaagttttttttttttgtcattatattgCAGTGATTAAGAAATAGGCACAcagaagagaaaataaatgataaaaaacttaacaaagaaagaaagaatgatttaTGCATGGTGTACTTCTTTTAAAAGCATacaggaaagaaaataaaagattttatatatatattttctaattaattaaatacagtaCCAAATTAAGCTTCATTTTCTTCTAGTTcttctcattttcttttgtgttggAATCTCTCCCAGCATAGCAACCAGCATGGCTCAGTTCAATAGCAAAACATTACCTATTAATAACGAGTCTCGCTCAATGAGTCTATTAGGTTGTGTATCAGTGTGCACATGCCGTGCTCACAGCAAACGTCTCTTACTGGAAGAAATGCTCCGTCGACTGCAGGGTTTCAACAACAGCTGCGCAATACTCAGCTTGTTCACATCATAAGGACATAAAAGATTTGGCAATCATTACAAGCAATTAGTGCAGTGGCTCCCCCACCATATGACTGAGCTCCAGTGATGTGTCGTACAACGACTGGCTGATTCTGAAAAACCATCAGCAGAACCAATAAAACATTATCCAAGGTCAAAATGCTGGCTACAAATGCTCATATCCACATTAAGTGGCCCCAGAAATTTAAGTCTTATATAGCACacttaaaattaactaaatatcagTATGGGTTTTCAGACTGAGCTTAACCCTGGGTTATTGTCAAAAATTAttcatggttttactacaaataaaaccaaaaaccatgGTTATAGCAGTAAAACCATATTGACCAAaagttaaccatggttttgttttattaacaaataataataggTAGGCCTACAGCTAAGATACTGCCTTCTGTACTGTCAAGTTTTCCCTGAATATA
It encodes:
- the LOC109074015 gene encoding SAM pointed domain-containing Ets transcription factor-like, with the translated sequence MASPVRIQSDGAVLQLPHSTGFTESSLALLKQEDSLEMVDHKLRLDSLDRGHPGLYLSCFDMLFTEDAAWLVRVSDSSTSTGIGPRLEPCQEPEQCPVIDSPGLGASPLSPTLEEQVEERSLEQVQSLVVGEVLKDIETACKLLNITPDPMEWNCGNVQKWLLWTEHLYRLPQVGKAFQDLDGKDLCSMSEEDFRQRSPQCSETLHAHLDIWKSAAWMKERCSGGETRMREGEELWSEADSSCSGQPIHLWQFLRELLLKPHSYGRCIRWLNKEKGIFKIEDSAHVARLWGLRKNRPAMNYDKLSRSIRQYYKKGIIRKPDVSQRLVYQFVHPV